A window from Littorina saxatilis isolate snail1 linkage group LG9, US_GU_Lsax_2.0, whole genome shotgun sequence encodes these proteins:
- the LOC138976443 gene encoding uncharacterized protein yields MADNKFKRNQKLQPQSMVAVKLHAVTIADIQLRFCLLDGDSNFIVINDVQKGDCQPLFLGCDVLTGTSDWAKNNGRVHARFARGGLATKLIFSGCRIEGLRKGDEAYFYNVHGLFKVAFEYQSVSFQRHCLHYLTNIWMRTCSGDTPPVLDVAYQVSKQNLIFTSLASPQVHASAELESTPVPCSEETDNFEDDDLQIQSQLSSQVLPQSSSSSTRGDALLTTQQPETNTDPCQSSALVSPKSSCSAQTNVSLISEQQNDSLSLELDFVCGPCMHRAKVLKKRQAVLALAYPAQKVLKLTKSAKRRMKRRRLNKRTGVEDAGDTTRRQECPHEVTNVRKNGSLDRRLSAERQSADDTGTPECSQTDKRMGVEHADDTQRLFIEVECSNKRTDVGKKWSLDKTIGVKYVEETKRPACRNKTPDVQRNRSLEISMVIEGEGDTSRLEGQQEKALTLPDPCQSSDGQMSTCSTQTEDSLMTRQQGDRVQYKCKSCNHKVKVFKRHHALFPYNQVASKPFEQMRSASANNKMSVIVNDTLDNIRHVDDAADPSQHDSQFTEKNGLSLPTSRMTGLVSERKQRETDSQAVLSVSTKGGNQVNTLLNKQMVEACCVARDLAAEEMTTEPSVGKNRQELKTIAGSALSAETSTTSTVQHLDQAGMTQEDQIDSDSVADEVAVDLDCYIPKWIEEANIVKDLLSQVRSIGTLQTCPTRVDNSSTNSVHDCETYLALKNQWDFVLAVLDLLTCCLEHVKSSSVSFLTEVLLMLCSSVENSASYHPALDKWPEHTPLKLSVMTAFSEWLGKEFHRFEPAISQRVTHFKEKHISNISELPCATEVIGQLFPRCMVVLASSWIGLTDLQTAESAEKDHSYGGRRGAVSLAPQNNSNLYPVIQLVLELLNNSLVSGMAHVVYCKLRHAS; encoded by the exons CATACAACTACGATTCTGTTTGCTGGATGGAGACAGTAATTTTATTGTCATCAATGACGTGCAAAAA ggtGATTGTCAGCCGCTTTTTCTTGGATGTGATGTATTGACTGGCACGTCAGACTGGGCGAAGAACAATGGCAGGGTCCATGCCAGATTTGCCAGAGGAGGACTTGCAACTAAACTGATATTTTCAG GTTGTCGCATTGAGGGACTTCGCAAAGGGGATGAGGCTTATTTCTACAACGTCCATGGATTGTTCAAGGTGGCCTTTGAGTACCAGTCTGTCAGCTTTCAACGCCATTGCTTGCACTATCTCACA AACATTTGGATGAGAACGTGCAGCGGAGACACGCCACCAGTGCTGGATGTCGCTTACCAAGTTTCCAAGCAAAACCTGATCTTCACCAGCCTTGCTTCACCACAAGTGCATGCTAGTGCAGAACTGGAAAGCACGCCTGTTCCTTGTTCTGAGGAAACAGATAACTTTGAAGATGATGATCTCCAAATACAATCTCAGTTATCCTCGCAAGTTCTGccgcagtcttcttcttcttcaacacgGGGCGATGCTTTGTTGACAACACAGCAGCCGGAAACAAATACAGACCCATGTCAGTCATCAGCTCTTGTTTCACCGAAGTCATCTTGCTCAGCACAGACCAATGTTTCATTGATAAGTGAACAGCAGAATGATTCGTTGTCCTTGGAGTTGGACTTTGTGTGTGGCCCGTGCATGCACAGAGCAAAAGTCTTGAAGAAACGACAGGCTGTTTTAGCCCTGGCTTATCCAGCACAAAAAgtgttaaaattgacaaagtcTGCAAAGAGAAGAATGAAAAGAAGGAGGTTGAATAAAAGGACAGGTGTAGAAGATGCTGGGGACACAACGAGGAGACAAGAATGTCCACATGAAGTAACAAATGTTCGTAAAAATGGGAGTTTGGATAGAAGGCTGAGTGCAGAACGACAAAGTGCTGACGACACAGGCACACCAGAGTGTTCACAAACAGATAAAAGGATGGGTGTAGAGCATGCGGATGACACACAGAGACTTTTTATAGAAGTAGAATGTTCAAATAAAAGAACGGATGTTGGAAAGAAATGGAGTTTGGATAAAACGATTGGTGTCAAGTATGTGGAGGAAACAAAGCGACCAGCATGTCGAAATAAAACCCCAGACGTTCAAAGGAACCGGAGTTTGGAGATAAGCATGGTTATAGAAGGTGAAGGTGACACAAGCAGACTAGAGGGCCAGCAAGAGAAAGCCCTGACGCTCCCAGACCCATGCCAGTCGTCCGACGGACAGATGTCGACATGTTCAACACAGACGGAGGATTCTTTGATGACTCGCCAACAAGGTGATCGTGTGCAGTACAAGTGCAAGTCTTGCAATCACAAAGTGAAAGTCTTCAAAAGACACCATGCTCTTTTTCCATACAACCAAGTGGCCTCGAAACCCTTCGAACAGATGAGGTCTGCTAGTGCTAATAACAAAATGAGTGTGATTGTAAACGACACGCTCGATAACATAAGACATGTTGATGATGCAGCTGATCCAAGCCAGCATGATAGTCAGTTCACAGAAAAAAATGGTCTTTCTCTACCTACCTCACGCATGACAGGACTGGTATccgaaagaaaacaaagagaaacgGATTCGCAAGCTGTTCTGAGTGTCTCAACAAAGGGAGGCAATCAAGTCAATACCTTATTAAACAAGCAGATGGTAGAAGCCTGTTGTGTCGCAAGAGACTTGGCAGCAGAGGAAATGACAACCGAGCCTTCTGTTGGTAAAAATAGGCAAGAACTAAAAACGATAGCAGGTTCCGCTCTTAGTGCAGAAACCTCTACCACGTCCACTGTACAGCATTTGGATCAAGCCGGTATGACGCAGGAAGACCAAATTGATTCAGATTCTGTCGCTGATGAAGTCGCTGTGGACCTGGACTGTTACATCCCAAAGTGGATCGAGGAAGCAAACATCGTCAAAGATTTGCTGTCTCAGGTACGTAGCATTGGTACCCTTCAAACCTGCCCAACAAGAGTTGACAACAGCAGTACTAATTCTGTACATGACTGTGAAACCTACCTAGCGCTGAAGAATCAGTGGGATTTCGTGCTTGCCGTTTTGGATTTGCTGACATGCTGCTTAGAACACGTCAAGTCTTCTTCTGTGTCCTTTCTGACAGAAGTTTTGCTCATGTTGTGCTCTTCCGTCGAGAACAGCGCGAGTTATCATCCAGCGCTGGACAAATGGCCGGAACACACCCCTCTAAAACTGTCCGTGATGACTGCATTCAGTGAATGGCTAGGCAAGGAGTTCCATCGTTTCGAGCCGGCCATTTCACAGCGTGTAACACACTTCAAGGAAAAGCACATCAGTAACATCAGTGAGCTCCCTTGTGCCACGGAGGTCATCGGTCAACTCTTCCCTCGCTGCATGGTGGTCTTAGCCAGTTCCTGGATCGGCCTGACGGACCTCCAGACTGCCGAGTCAGCAGAAAAGGACCACAGTTACGGGGGTCGGAGGGGTGCTGTGTCTCTCGCTCCGCAAAACAATAGCAACTTGTACCCTGTGATACAGCTGGTTTTGGAACTGCTGAACAATTCTCTGGTCAGTGGAATGGCTCACGTTGTATACTGTAAACTTAGACATGCATCGTGA